CTGCAAAAGCAAAGTTGATTTTCCAATTCCCGGCTCACCGCCAAGCAAAATGAGTTCTCCCTTTACAAATCCGCCACCAAGGACACTATCCAGCTCTTCTATGCCAGACAAAAATCTTTCTTCTTTTGTGCTGACATTAGAAAGTTTTAAGACTGCTAAGTTCTCTTTTGAAGCAGAAATAGTTTCTGTTTTATTTTGGTCTACTCTTTCAAGCACAAAGGTGTCCCAGCTTGAACAGTTTGGACACCTTCCAAGCCATTTTGAAGTTCTAAAACCGCACTCCTGACAAACATAAATGTTTTTTATTTTCATTTTTTTATTTTCTCCTCAAAATCTTTTCAAATCCACACGATATATTTTTATCATATTTTCACTCTTTTATAAAGAGTTATGATATAATCTAATCGATAAGGTATTTAAGTTGAGGAGGTTTGTTTTTCTAAAATGAAAGTTTTGCACCTTATAAGCGGTGGTGATACAGGAGGAGCAAAGACTCATATAATAAATCTGTGTTCGAAGTTAAAAAATCTTGTTGCCCTTAAAATTATATGCTTTATGTACGGACAATTCTATGAAGAAGTAAAAGACGCTGGAATTGATATAGATGTTATTCAGCAATCTTCTCGATTTGATCTGAGTGTAGTTGATAAAATTGCAAAAATTATTGAAAATGAAAATTATGATATTATTCACTGTCATGGTGCAAGAGCAAATTTTATCGGAATGTTTTTAAAACTAAAAATTAAAAATAAGCCATTTATCACAACAGTACATAGTGATTTTGATTTAGATTTCCAGGACTCTTTTTATAAAAGAGTGGTCTTTTCTTTTCTAAATAAACTTGCTCTTAAAAGATTTGATTACTTTGTATCGGTTGGTTCTGCCCTGATAGATAAGATAAAAGGGCTTGGAGTAAGTGAAGATAGAATCTTTCTTCTGTATAATGGCTTTGATTTTTCAAAAGAGATAAGTTATGTTCATAAAGATGAGTTTTTGTCGAAATTTTTTGACAAAAGAATATATGAAAATAAAATAGTGATAGGGAATTTGAGCAGACTCTATAAAGTAAAAGGTCTTGATGTATTTATAAAAGCTGCAAATATTATAGTAAAAAAATATTCCAATGTCCTTTTTTTAATAGGCGGAAGCGGTCCTCAAAGGGAATCTTTAAATCTAA
The DNA window shown above is from Caldicellulosiruptor owensensis OL and carries:
- a CDS encoding glycosyltransferase, with protein sequence MKVLHLISGGDTGGAKTHIINLCSKLKNLVALKIICFMYGQFYEEVKDAGIDIDVIQQSSRFDLSVVDKIAKIIENENYDIIHCHGARANFIGMFLKLKIKNKPFITTVHSDFDLDFQDSFYKRVVFSFLNKLALKRFDYFVSVGSALIDKIKGLGVSEDRIFLLYNGFDFSKEISYVHKDEFLSKFFDKRIYENKIVIGNLSRLYKVKGLDVFIKAANIIVKKYSNVLFLIGGSGPQRESLNLMISEYNLNDKVFLLGSIKNPYDFFNSIDINVISSYSETFPYSILEATALEKCCISSKVGSVPDLIDDGKNGFLFDAGDYRGLAQKIEILLQNENLIKEFGHLLSKKAKEKFSAENMARMQFEIYKSILSKK